In Taeniopygia guttata chromosome 7, bTaeGut7.mat, whole genome shotgun sequence, a single window of DNA contains:
- the SLC38A11 gene encoding putative sodium-coupled neutral amino acid transporter 11, with translation MELSPAMELSPAVELSPAMELSPAVELSPAMELSPVAKPPPAADLQVETDDQAALLNKPRNKGGNSDVASAGFTIINSIIGSGIIGLPYSMKKAGFPLGILFVVALITDYSTILLIKGGNLSSAKTYQQLVKKTYGLVGYLILSILQFLYPFIGKIT, from the exons ATGGAGCTATCGCCGGCTATGGAGCTATCGCCGGCCGTGGAGCTGTCGCCGGCTATGGAGCTATCGCCGGCCGTGGAGCTATCGCCGGCTATGGAGCTATCGCCGGTCGCGAagccgccgccggccgccgATCTCCAG GTAGAAACAGATGACCAAGCAGCCCTCCTTAATAAGCCCAGGAATAAAGGAGGAAACAGTGATGTGGCATCAGCTGGATTTACCATTATTAATTCAATCATAGGATCAGGCATTATAG gATTGCCATATTCAATGAAGAAAGCTGGTTTTCCTCTAGGAATACTGTTTGTGGTTGCCTTAATCACAG attATTCCACTATATTACTGATCAAAGGAGGAAATCTGTCCAGTGCCAAAACCTATCAACAGCTGGTCAAAAAAACATATGGTCTTGTAGGTTATCTAATCCTTTCAATTCTCCAGTTTTTATATCCATTTATTGGTAAGatcacataa